Proteins encoded together in one Musa acuminata AAA Group cultivar baxijiao chromosome BXJ3-6, Cavendish_Baxijiao_AAA, whole genome shotgun sequence window:
- the LOC135639977 gene encoding carboxylesterase 15-like: MASSFSSPPRVVDECRGVLRVLSDGAIVRSQNPSFPIPVVDDGSVEWKDALFSPAPHDLHLRLYRPRRSQAPDEGRLPVFFYFHGGGFCIGSRTWPNCQNYCLRLASDLRALVVAPDYRLAPEHRLPAAIHDAVASVEWLRSQAAADPWLAESADLARVFISGDSSGGNIAHHLALRFGSPAGRAALAPLRLRGFVLLMPFFGGTQPTRSEAECPDDAFLNRELNDRYWRLSIPSEATLDHPLVNPLGQESADLEAAEVDPILVVVGGRDLLRDRAAEYAVRLRGWGKPVELAEFEGQQHGFFTIDPWSEPSGKLMGTIKRFMKDNGGGWS; encoded by the coding sequence ATGGCATcctccttctcttctcctccgcGTGTGGTCGACGAGTGCCGAGGCGTCCTCCGCGTGCTCAGCGACGGCGCCATCGTCCGGTCCCAGAACCCCAGCTTCCCCATCCCCGTCGTCGACGACGGCTCCGTCGAGTGGAAGGACGCCCTCTTCTCCCCCGCCCCCCACGACCTCCACCTCCGCCTCTACCGCCCTCGTCGCAGCCAAGCCCCCGACGAGGGCAGGCTCCCCGTCTTCTTCTACTTCCACGGCGGCGGCTTCTGCATCGGCTCCCGCACCTGGCCCAACTGCCAGAACTACTGCCTTCGCCTCGCCTCCGACCTCCGCGCCCTCGTCGTCGCCCCCGACTACCGCCTCGCTCCCGAGCACCGCCTCCCCGCAGCCATCCACGACGCCGTCGCCTCCGTCGAGTGGCTCCGCTCCCAGGCCGCCGCAGACCCGTGGCTCGCTGAATCGGCCGACCTCGCCCGGGTGTTTATCTCGGGTGACTCCTCCGGCGGGAACATCGCCCACCACCTCGCCCTCAGGTTCGGCTCCCCTGCCGGCCGGGCCGCGCTGGCGCCGCTCCGACTCCGGGGGTTCGTCCTCCTGATGCCTTTCTTCGGCGGGACCCAGCCGACGCGGTCGGAGGCGGAGTGCCCAGACGATGCGTTCCTGAATCGGGAGCTCAACGACCGGTACTGGCGACTATCGATCCCCTCCGAGGCGACGCTGGACCACCCGCTGGTGAATCCTTTGGGGCAAGAGAGCGCGGACCTAGAGGCGGCAGAGGTGGACCCGATACTGGTGGTGGTGGGGGGACGGGATCTGCTGCGGGACCGGGCGGCGGAGTACGCGGTGCGGCTGAGGGGGTGGGGGAAGCCGGTGGAGCTGGCCGAGTTCGAGGGGCAGCAACACGGCTTCTTCACGATCGACCCCTGGTCCGAACCCTCCGGCAAGCTGATGGGGACGATCAAGCGGTTCATGAAGGACAACGGCGGCGGTTGGAGCTGA
- the LOC135639991 gene encoding uncharacterized protein LOC135639991, with translation MQRNKTPPPAPQPPSPGAGVSAAQVRRQPLILKQPTRPGPRCAELAGVTAADCAAVCCCGPCMVVNLVVLTAVKLPARVCRRVLHARDKRKERARKRKEARLLGPKSDAGGDRLSTVTTEDLNGDVEGLHGFVVSAAGPSPAEVAEVEKEILARFQRTGFWRSPSRSESQRRLERYP, from the coding sequence ATGCAGCGGAACAAGACGCCTCCGCCCGCGCCGCAGCCACCGTCTCCGGGAGCCGGAGTCTCGGCGGCCCAAGTCCGGAGGCAGCCACTGATCCTAAAGCAGCCGACGCGGCCCGGGCCGCGATGCGCGGAGCTGGCCGGGGTCACAGCGGCGGACTGCGCCGCAGTGTGCTGCTGCGGCCCCTGCATGGTGGTGAACCTCGTGGTGCTGACCGCGGTGAAGCTGCCGGCGCGGGTCTGCCGCCGGGTGTTGCACGCCCGGGACAAGCGGAAGGAGAGGGCCAGGAAGCGGAAGGAGGCCCGGCTGCTGGGGCCCAAGTCCGATGCCGGAGGCGACAGGCTTTCCACCGTGACGACGGAAGACTTGAACGGCGACGTGGAGGGGCTTCACGGGTTTGTCGTGTCAGCGGCGGGGCCGTCACCAGCAGAGGTGGCAGAGGTGGAGAAGGAGATATTGGCCCGATTCCAGCGCACCGGCTTCTGGCGGAGCCCGTCCCGGAGCGAGTCCCAACGCCGACTGGAACGGTACCCTTAA